The Terriglobales bacterium genomic sequence AACCAGTTTGCTGCAGCGGCCGCGTACTACTATCGCTTCGAAGCGCCAGAGCTGGAGCGAAAGCAGTCGATAGGCGCGCAAGACTTACTTGACGCTTGCCGACTTGCCGGTTGGCGACGCATGGGCGACCCGGCAAAGACCCTCAGTAACGCACAGGGCGTAGGACTGCTCAACAAGACTGAACGCGGGCAATACACCATTAGTTCGGTAGGCGAAAACCTTGTAGCCATGACTCTATCTGGCGAAACAGCCAAGGCCCCATCGAAGCGGCACCGAAAGTCAAAGAAGAAAGCCAAGAAATAAACATGAGCCTCGCGGTTGCAGACGAAGCTCTGGAAGCAGTGCTTCTCGATTGCGCTCGGTTGAAGGCGACCCTGTCCAAGAGCGATTCCCTCAGGATTCGCTCGGAAGATGAACGGTCGCTTTTGACGACATTTGCCTTGACTTGGTTCCGGGGTTACCGAGAGCGCATTCTGGTCGTCGCTGGACCAGATGAGATAGACCCTGCTGATGCACGATACAAACGGCTTCTGAAGGCAAGCGCTGGCGCTGCCACAAGGAAAGCCGTTCTGGACGAGATTAGTGCGCTCAGAAAGTTACACGTTGCGTTGCGGTCTAGCGTGATGACTAAGCCGACCGCTCCTCCCGTCGCGACATCCGACGTAGCGCGATTTCACGCCGCTAATTGGCGACCCCGCGATGCACAGAATCCTCGTGAATCGCTGGCAGGAATGTACGCGCTGCATTGGGGCGAATGCTGACCTCGCGGCGATCGTAATGATGGGGGGCCTGCTGGAAGCACTATTGCTAGCCCGGATTCAGCGCGAGCCCGACCAAGCGGCCGTGTTCAAGGCGGTTGCTGCACCCAAGGACACCAAGACGAAGAAGACACTCCCATTACAGGCCTGGACTCTTAGGCACTTCATTGATGTCGCGCACGAACTCAAATGGATTTCCCAAACGGTAAAGCAGGTGGGTGTGGTACTCCGCGATTATCGAAACTACATCCACCCGTACAAAGAGCTTTCGCACAAGATCGTCGTGCAACCGGGCGACTCAGGCGTGCTCTGGGAGGTCAGCAAGAGTATCTCCCGCAAACTGCTAAGTGGGGCGAAGCCGTAACGAGCGGCCTGCGTCACGAACGTTCAAGCTACATGCGATAATTGCGAATGCTGGCCCCGTAGCTCAGATGGATAGAGCAGCAGTTTCCTAAACTGCTTGTCGGCGGTTCGACTCCGCCCGGGGCCTCCAGTCATCCTAAGGGGACTACAGGTGAGCGGCGTGCCCCGAGGTCATCGGTTCTCCCGCAGCATCTTCTGATACATTTCGGGAGTTCGCTGTTCCTTCGGCAGCTTGTTGAACTGACCAATGATGAGCACGCGCCTCAGGCGCTCCGTTTCCTCCGGCGTGCTTGGACAGAGCACCACGACCTCGCCGAGGCGTTTTGTCTCTGAGGCGCTGGCAAGAAGCAGGCACAGGTCGCCACTCGTGGTGTCGAACCGCCAGACATTTGGCGCAAGTTTCACAACCTCATACCGCCCAACAGCCGGGCCAGACTGCGACGAAACGGGGGTTGGAGCTGGCACGGTGACGATGGCCGGCGGTTTTTCTTTGAGGATGGCGAATGTTAGCAGAGCGAGCCACAAGACGAGGAATCCGGTGAATAGGTTCTGCTTCATGTACCCTCCTCTCAAATCTTGTACCGCGCTGGTTGCTGATACTCCACAACACCCTCTCTCTCCGCCGAAGCCTCCGGATCCCCCACAGTGAAGAAGCTTCAATGGGCCGCTGGGGTCTTGCTCGAGGCTACGCGCTCGATCTTCTCGATGACGATGGCCTTGGAGCCGGCGCGCTGGAAGACCTTGCCGCTGACCGTCACCTTCTCTCCCGCAAACGGCAGCAACTTCTGGTTCTGGCCGGCTGCGGGGATGCCGCCGGAGATGGGCCAGTAGATGGTCCCGTCGGCGGTCAAGATCACCAGGGGCGAGCCGCCTTTGGCGCAGGAGCGGGCGCAGGCGGCGCTGATGGGCTTGTCGAGCTGCTTAGTGTAGGCGCAGGAGGAGTCGAGGACGTAGCCCTCGACCTTGTCTTTCCCCTTGTCCCCCTTGCCGTCCTGCTGCGCCGCCGCGACCGCGGCGAACAGAACAGTCAGCGGCCAAAATCACAACTTGAGTGCGTTTCATGAGTGCCTCCCGGGTTGCCGTACTCGGTTCCATGCGGAAGCTTACTACGGGCAGGGAAGGGCGGCGATTGTATAATCCACTTCGATGCTGAAATACTCCATCGTTGTCCCCTTCCACAACGAGGAAGAGAGCGTGACGCTGCTCTACGACCGCCTGAAGACGGTGATGGAGCACACCGGCGAGAGCTTTGAGCTGGTGTTCGTGGACGACGGCTCGAACGACCTCACCTTCCACCAACTGGAAGAGATCGCCAAGGTGGACAGCCGGGTGACGGTCATCAAGCTGCGGCGGAACTTCGGGCAGACGCCGGCGCTGGTGGCAGGCTTCGACCACGCGAAAGGCGAGTACATCATCGCCATGGATGGCGACTTGCAGGACGATCCCGCTGACGTCCCTCTGTTCCTGGAGAAGATAGCCGAGGGCCACGACATCGTGAGCGGATGGCGGCGGCGGGCGGGCAACCTGTTGTTGCGGCGCGTCCCCTCGCGCATCGCCAACTGGCTGATGGCGCGGCTGAGCGGCGTGGACTTGCACGACTTCGGAGCCACCTTCAAGGCCTACCGGCGCGAGCTGATCCGCGAAGTCCCGCTTTACGGCGAGCTGCACCGCTTTATCCCGGCGCTGGCCGCGGGCGTGGGCGCTTCCATCTGCGAGGTCGAGATCCGCAACAGTGACCGCGAGGGCGGCCGCTCGCACTACGGCATCGCGCGCGTGGTGCCCGTGTTCTTCGACCTCATCACCATCCGCTTCCTGCTGGGCTACCTGGCGAGGCCGCTGCACTTCTTCGGCAGCTTCGGCATGACCGCCCTGCTGGGAGGCCTGGGGATCGCAATCTGGCTGATGTGGCTGAAGCTCCGCTACCACACTCACGTCATGACCGAGCACGGGCCGCTGATGTTCTTCGCGGCGGTGCTCATCCTGGCGGGCGTGCAGCTGGTGGCGCTGGGCCTGCTGGGGGAGATGCAGGTGCGCCACTTCCACGAGCCCGCGCATCGCGCTCCCTATGTGGTGGAGCGCATCCTGCGCGCCGACAAGAGCCAGGAATCCACGCTGGCGGAGTAGGGCAACAGGCGCATGGGCGCGCTATAATTCCCAATTTCACCCGGATGCCCCAGACCACCCAACCCGCGCTGCGACTGGCCAAGCGCATGGCCCGCCTGGGGACGGAGACCGCCTTCGAGGTCCTGGTAAAAGCACGGGCGCTGGAGGCCAAGGGGCGGGACATTGTCCACCTGGAGATCGGCGAGCCCGACTTCGACACCCCGGCCAACATCATCGAGGCGGGCAGTGACGCCCTACATAAAGGATGGACCCACTACGGCCCTTCGGCCGGCCTGCCGCATTTGCGCCAGGCCATCGCGGACGAGGTTGCGCGCACCCGCGGGGTCAAAGTCGCGCCCGAAGAGGTGGTGGTCGTCCCGGGCGGCAAGCCCATTATTTTCTTCCTGATACTGGCGCTAATTGAGGAAGGGGACGAGGTCATCTACCCGAACCCCGGCTTCCCCATCTACGAGTCCATGGTCAACTTCCTAGGGGCGAAGGCGGTGCCCATCCGGCTGCGCGAGGAGATGGATTTCCGCCTGGACGTGAACGAACTGAAGAAGCTGATCACGGACCGCACCAAGCTCATCATCCTGAACTCGCCGCACAACCCCACCGGCGGCATCCTGACGGAGCGCGACGTGCGGGAGATCGCTCAGGCCATCGGCGACCGTGACATCATGGTGCTCTCGGACGAGATCTACAGCCGGCTGATCTTCGAGGGCGCGCATTTCTCCATCCTTTCGCTCGAGGGCTGGCACGACCGCACGGTGCTGCTCGACGGCTTCTCCAAGACCTACGCCATGACCGGGTGGCGCATGGGCTACGGGGTGATGCGCGCCGACCTGGCCACGCACGTGGCGCGGCTGATGACCAACTCCAACTCCTGCACCGCCAGCTTCACCCAGGTGGCGGGCATCGAGGCGCTGCGCGGCGACCAGAGTTCGGTGGAGAAAATGTGCGCGGAGTTCAAGCGCCGCCGCGACCTGATGGTCGCCGGGCTGAACAAGATCAAAGGATTCTCCTGCCGCCTGCCCAAGGGCGCTTTCTACACCTTCCCCAACATCACCGGCACAGGATGGAAGTCGAAAAAGCTGGCCGACGCGCTGCTGGACGACGCGGGAGTGGCCGGACTTTCCGGCACCGCCTTCGGCGACTACGGCGAAGGCTACCTGCGCTTCAGCGTGGCCAACTCCATCGAGAACCTGGAGAAGGCGCTCAGCCGCATCGACGAGTGGACGAAGAAGAACCTCTGACGAACGCAACACGCTAAGGACATGGCCAACAAGAAATCATTTCGCGTGTTTGCCAGCTGCCACATCGGCGAGGCTGCCGAGAGCCTGCTGCGCGAGCGCGGCTACGAGCTGGAGATCTATCCCGGTCCGGAGGCGCCCGCGAAGAAGCTGATCATCGAAAAGACCGCGGCCGGCATCGACGGGCTGATCACCACGCTGCGCGATCCCATCGACGCCGAGGTCTTCGAGGCAGGGAAGGGGCGGCTGAAGGTGGTGGCGCAGATCGCCGTGGGCTTTGACAACATCAACCGCGCCGACGCCAACCGCTACAAGATCCCCTTCACCCACACCGCCGACGTGCTCACCGAGGCCACGGCGGAGTTTGCCTTCCTCATGCTGGGCGTGCTGGCGCGCAAGATGGTCCCCAGCGAGCGCCTGGTGCGGGAGAACCAGTGGGGCTCGTGGCATCCCTTCCTCCCGTTCTTGGGGGATGAGATCACGGGTAAGACCATCGCCATCATTGGCACCGGGCGCATCGGTCTGGCGGTCATTAAGAAGTGCACCGGCTTCGACATGAACATCCTGTGCTATGACCCGGCGTACCAGAACCTCCAGTTCATCCAGGGGATCCAGGAGTTGATGGACCTGCGCCATGCCCGGGGCCTGCAGAAGCAGAAGACCTGGATCAAGTACGTTAGCTTTGACGAGGCCCTGGCGGGCGCCGACTACGTGAGCGTGCACGTGCCGCTGCTGCGCGAGGGCGAGAGCGATACGCCTACCTATCATCTGTTCAACGAAAAGACGCTGCGCAAGATGAAGCCCACGGCCTACCTGGTGAACACCTCGCGCGGCCCGGTAGTAGAGGAGGCCGCCGTGGCCCGCGCGCTGCGCGAGAACTGGATCGCGGGCGCGGCACTGGACGTCTTCGAGAAAGAACCGCTGCCGCCGGATTCACCTCTGCGGGACCCGGACATCGCCGACCGCTGCCGGCTCTTCCATCACTTCGCCTCCGGCGCCACCATCACCCGTCTTTCCACCGACCCCAACCTGGGAATGGCCGGCCGCTGTGCCCAGGGGCTGATCGATGTGCTGGAGGGGAACTACGACGGAGACGTCACCAAGATGCCGTACGTGGTGAACAAGGAAGCGTTTGTGGGAGCAGGAAAGTAAAAAGGAAAAAGTAAAAGGTAAAAAGTTAGGACCGATGGAAATAATGCAATGCGAAAGCGGTGGCTCCCGTCCCGCAACTGCCAACCTGCCCGTTACACGATATAATTACTTGACTGAACATTGACTGAACCAGGAGAAGGAGATTCATGGCGCATATACTGCCCGACCTGCCGTATGCCTTTTCGGCGCTGGAACCGCACATCGACGCACTGACGATGGAGACCCACCACGACAAGCACCACGCGGCCTACGTCAAGAACCTGAATGCCGCGTTGGAGAAGCACCCCGGCCTGCAGAACAAGACGGCCGAGGAGCTGCTGCACCACATCAACACCGTGCCGGAGGACATCCGCACGGCGGTGCGGAACAACGGCGGCGGCCATGCCAACCACTCGATGTTCTGGACCATCATGGCGCCCAAGGCGGGCGGCCCGGCGAAGGGGAAAGTAGCCGACGCGATCCGGGACGCGTTCGGCGCCTTCGACCAGTTCCAGGAGAAATTCAACGACGCCGGGACGAAACGCTTCGGCAGCGGCTGGGTATGGCTGGTGGGCAACAAGAGCGGGAAGATCGAGATCCAGTCCACCGCGAACCAGGACAGCCCGTTGATGGAGGGACTGTTCCCCATCCTGGGCAACGACGTGTGGGAGCACGCCTACTACCTCAAGTATCAGAACCGGCGTCCCGACTACCTCAAGGCATGGTGGAACGTCGTGAACTGGGAGACGGTGAACAAGCGTTTCGAGGAGTTCCAGCGGCATTCGAAGGCGACCGCGGCGTAAGACTCAGAGGCGCGGGAGCCGCACAAGTCCCGATTCAGAGGCAAGGCCCACGGCACAGGGGTAGGTCTTTTCGACCTATCCCTTTTTACTTTTGGCTTCCCGCCAGTGCGCCCAGCAACGACTGGAAGACCTTCAGCCCGTCGGCGGAGCCGAGTTGGATCTCACTCGACCGGTCGGGGTGGGGCATCATGCCGCAGACATTGCGCCCTTCGTTGCAGATTCCAGCGATGTTGTCGAGCGAGCCGTTGGGATTGGCCTCGGTGGTGGTCCTTCCCTGGGGATCGCAGTAGCGGAAGAGCACGCGGTTGTCGCGCAGCAGAAGCTCGAGGGTCTCCGCCTCGCAGAAGTAGTTACCCTCCATGTGTCCGATGGGGATCTGCAGGACTTCTCCCTTGCGGCAGGCGTTGGTGAAGGGAGTGTCGGTGGTTTCCACGCGCACGTGCACCGCCCGGCAGATGTATTTGAGTCCGGCGTTGCGCATGAGGGCGCCGGGGAGCAACCCGGCTTCACAGAGGATCTGGAAGCCGTTGCAGATGCCCAGCACCAGTCCGCCCGACCGGGCGAAGCGGGTGACGGAGTCCATTACCGGGGAAAAACGGGCGATGGCGCCGGTGCGCAGGTAATCGCCGAAGGCGAAGCCGCCGGGGAGGATGACGGCGTCGCAGTTCTCGAGGTCCGCCGATTCGTGCCAGAGGTAGGTGACCTGCTGGCCGGCTACGGCGCCCAGGGAGTAGTACGCGTCGTGGTCGCAGTTGGAGCCGGGAAAGACGATGACGCCGAACTTCATCGCTGCCTGCCTTCTGTGACTCTCGCCACAAATCAGTTTAGCATCGCGCGCAAGTCCGGCGTCTTGGTGTCATTCACTGGCGTCGGGGGTAGGCGCCTGCGGCGGATGCGGCGAGCGCGGGCCCTCCGGTCCGCCGCGTCCGTGGAAGCGCATCCGATCGCGCTCCTGCTGGATGACCTGCAGCTTCTTCCACTGCTCCACGTTCAGCACCCTGCGGATGGCAAGCATCATCATGGTGTTGGCCTTTTCCAGCTTGCCACGCGCAGCGATCACCAGGTCGATCTGGGCGCTGACTTTGACTTCGTCGGGCTGGTCGGCCTCGATCAGCGGCTGCAGGCGGGCTTCCTGGCGCTCGACCTCGGCGTGCAGGTCGATCAGCTTGAGCCGGTAGTCGAGGAAGGTATCCTCGATCTGCTTGATCTGGGCATCGCTCAGCTGCAACTGGGCCACGATGTCGGAGTTCTTCCACCACTTTCCCAACTCGGGCGGGGGCATGGGGGCGCGCAGCGCGACGCCCGGCTGCTGAGGCGGTGGGGTCGGGCCCTGCCCGAACGTCAACATGGGGCAGAGCAACAGGATTGCAAGGAAAGCGAAAAGCGATTTTCTCATCGTGATTCTCCTTTGGATTGACGGGCGGGGCCGGTTGGTTTCACATTGCGGCTGATCTCCTGGGTGAGCAGGGCCGCCGGCGCGAGTGCCTGCGGGACCTGGCGGTTGACCGCCCGCTCCACCGAGACCAGCAGCGCCTGGTCGGGATCGGTCGCGGGCATGGCGGGCGGGGCGGGGCGCGGTTCCTGCAGAAGCATCGTCGCCAGGATGGCTGCGGCAACCGCCGCCGCCCAAGTGAGCGCGCTCGCGTCGCGCCCGGAGATACGGGACGCGGCGGAGCTGCGCTGCCGGGTCCAGAAGTCCTCGGGCCGATCCCCCTGAGTGCGGGCGAAGTCGTGGAGCGCCCCAGTCGCCCGGCGCAGACGCTCGAGCTCTCCGGAGCATGCGGAGCAGGCGGCCAGGTGCTCGAGCGCTGAGGCGTTCCTGGTCTCGAGCAGCGATTCGAAGATTTGTTTCTCGCTCAGATGAGCTTGCATGGTTTCCTCGTTATCTCCCGACCCGGGTTTTCACCGTGCTCAGCGCACGGAACAGATGCGACTTCACGCTGCCCACCCGCAGGTCGAGCGCCTCGGCGATCTCGTCGAGCGACATCTCTTCCACAAACCTCAGCAGAAAGACCGCCTTCTGCTGCTGCGGCAGCGCCTCTACCACGTTCCAGACAGCGTCCAGCTCCTGCCGGGCCAGCAAGGCCTGCTCCGGGCCGGCGCGCAGGCTGGGAAGCTGCTCGGCCTGGGTGCGGGTGTCGTCGTTGTCCGCCGGAGCGGAGAAGAGCCGGCGCCAAAAGGCCAGGCGGCGGTTGCGTGCGTGGTCGCGGGCCAGGTTCACGGCGATGCGCACCAGCCAGGTGCCGACGGCGGCCTCGCCGCGGAAGCTCGAGCGCTTGCGCCAGGCGCGCAGGAAGCACTCCTGGGTGAGCGTGTCGGCAGCCTCCGGGTCGCGCAGCATCCCCAGCAGCAGGCGATAGACGCGCCGCTGGTGCAGGCGCATGAGCTGGTCGAACTCCGCCTCCGCCAGTCCTTCGGCGACCCGGGATGTAGCCACGAACGACGTCGCTGTGGTCTCCGCCATGCTCCTGTCCGCTTGTCTTGAATAGACGGATTTGCGGCGGCTGGGTTTACCGGCCCTCGACATTTCCGCCACAAAAGCCCATGGTACCGCGTAGAAGAGCGCAAGAGGGGCGTGCTATACTCTCGGTTCGTTCCTCTCCAGAACGAGTCTACTGTCAGCGGTTCCGTTAGCGAATCCTGCGTTCGAGGTCAAGATGTCCGGCCATTCCAAGTGGGCCACCATCAAGCACAAAAAAGGGGCGGCGGATGCCCGCCGGGGCAAGGTGTTCACCCGGCTGATCCGGGAGATCGCCATGGCCGCCAAGTCCGGCGGCGATCCGGACACGAACGCGCGCCTGCGCACCGCGGTGACCGCGGCCAAGGCCGAGAACATGCCGGCGGACAACATCAAGCGCGCTATCCAGCGGGGCACGGGAGAGCTTCCCGGCGCTACTTATGAGGAGTCTATTTTCGAGGGCTACGGCCCGGGCGGAGTGGCGCTGCTGGTGGAGGTCTCGACCGACAACCGCAACCGCACGGTGAGCGAGATCCGGCACGCCTTCGCCAAGAACGGCGGAAACCTGGGCGAGGCCGGCTCGGTGGCCTGGATGTTCCACAAGAAGGGCGACATCGTGGTGCCCAAGCCGGCGGCCAAGGAAGACGACCTGATGAACATCGTGCTCGAGGCCGGGGGCGAGGACCTGCGTGACGACGGCGAGAACTGGGAGATTTTGACCGATCCCCAGCACTATGAGTCGGTGCTGGAGGCGGTGAAGAAGGCCGGGATCCAGCCGACGCTGTCGGAGATCTCCATGGTGCCGCAGAACTACATAAAGCTGGAAGGGGCGGCGGCGGCGCAGATGATCCGGCTGGTGGAGGCGCTGGAAGAGCACGACGACGTGCAGCACGTTTATTCCAACTTCGATATTGATCAGAAGCAGCTCGAGGCAGTGGCGAGCTAGCGGTGCGCCAGGCTTTCCGCACGCGGCCAGGGGCCGCGTTTTTCTTTCCGGTATTGCGCTCCGCTATCTAAGTTGATACCCCTCCACGTTTTTCTCCCGGCACCAGGGGAAGGGTTGCTACAGTCGAGCCAGGAGTTCCTGATGAGGTTTGCCGCCAGTCTGTTGCTGTTGCTGTGCGCCGCCGGTGCCGCAGCCCAGACCAGCGCAAGCCAGAACCTGCCCGCCGCCTCCCTCAAGAAAGGCACCTGGGACATCGGAGTGTGGACGGGTGGAGGCACGGCGCTGACCGGCAGCACCTCCAACACCCGCGTATGGAACGCCGGGGTGCGCTTCGGACGGGTCCTGACCCAGGAGCACGGCAGCGGCTGGTTGCGCGGCAACCTGGAGTGGGCGGGCGACGTCATCCCCGCCTACGTGGTCTTCCAGAACAAGGCCGTCTATGGCGCCGGCTTCAACCCGGCGCTGTTCAAGTGGAACTTCACCCACGGCAGAAAAATCGCGCCTTTCGTAGAAATGGGCGCCGGCCTGCTGTTCACCTCATCCAACGTGCCGGCGGGGACCTCGACCGTCAACTTCACGCCCCAGGCCGGTTTCGGCATGCACATCTTCACCCGGGAGAAACGGGCGGTCGCCTTGACCGGGAAGTACATCCACATCTCGAACGCCGGCCTGACCACTCCCAATCCGGGCATCAACACCATCCAGTTCACCGTGGGGTACAACTGGTTCCGGTAGCCGCGGCGAACGGGGAACCCGGCTTGCCATTTGCGGCCTCCCGCCTCTGACCGATATTCTTCTGGTCTATGTCCACGCTGGTGGAGTGCGTCCCGAACTTTTCCGAGGGGCGCGACAAGTCGAAGGTGGATGCCATCGTCGCCGCCATGCAGGTGGAGGGCGTCTACCTGCTCGACCGCGAATCAGACGCCGACCACAACCGCTCGGTCATCACGCTAGTGGGCACGCGCGAGGCCATTGCCGAGGCCGCCATCCGCGGCGTGGGCAAGGCCGCCGAACTCATCGACCTAACCCAACACCAGGGAGCGCATCCCCGCATGGGTGCCACCGACGTGGTTCCCTTCATTCCCATCGAGGGCGTGACCATCGAGGATTGCGTGGCCATCGCGCGCAAGGTGGGCGAGGAGATCTGGAAGCGGTATCAGATTCCCGTGTATCTCTACGAAGCCGCTGCCGCCATCCCGGAGCGGCAGAATCTGGAGAACATCCGCCGCGGACAGTTCGAGGGCCTGCGGGACGAGATTGCCACCAATCCCGCGCGCCGGCCGGATCTCGGCGAGGCGCGCGTGCATCCCACGGCGGGTGCCACGGTGGTGGGAGCGCGCAAGTTCCTCATCGCCTATAACATTTTCCTGAACACCGGCGACGTTCAGGTAGCGAAAAAGGTCGCGAAGACGGTGCGCGCCTCCTCCGGCGGCCTGCCCTACGTGAAGGGATCGGGCTTCCTGGTGCGCAACCTGGCGCAGGTTTCGATGAACCTCACGGACTTCGAGCAAACGCCCATCGCGCGCGTCTTCGAGGCGGTGAAGCGCGAGGCGGCCCGCTACGGCGCCACTCCCCTCAGCAGCGAGATCGTGGGACTGATCCCCAAGAAGGCGCTGGAAGACGTAGCCGGGTGGTTCCTGCAGGTGGAGAACTTCGACTCCTCGCTGATCCTGGAGAACCGCCTGGCGGCGGTGATGGGAGGGAAGATGGCGAGAGGCGGGATCCGGGCGGGCGTGGAGCCCTTCGTGGAGCAACTGGCAGCGCCTACCGCTACCCCCGGCGGAGGATGCGCGGCGGCCGCAGCCGGAGCCATGGCCGCGGCGCTGGGGCACATGGTGGCGTCGATGTCGCGGGGGAAGAAGGCCTACCAGCAGTACGAACGCGAGTTGAGCGAAGCCATCGCGCAGCTGGCGAAGCTGCGCGAGGAGCTCAAGGCCGCGATTGACGACGACGCGGCCGCTTACGACGCGGTCGCCAAGGCCTACAAGCAGGCGAAGACGGCGGCGGGCGGCGACGGCCTGGTGGCGGATGCGCTGAAGGGCGCGACGCGCGTGCCGCTGGGCGTGGCCGAGCGGGCCAGGGAAGTGGGCCGGATCGTGGAATCGCTGGCTCCCGTCACCAATCCCAACATGGCCTCCGACCTGACGGTGGCCCGGGCGCTGGCGCGGGCCGCGGTGGAGGGCGCGCTGGCCAACGTGGAGATCAACCTGGATTCGCTGAAGGACGAGAGCTTTGCCGCCGACATCCGCAAGAAGACAACTGCCCTCCGCTCCTGGGCATCTCTATAATGGACTCCGTGAGACCCAGACTCCTTTCTCTCCTCTTTTGCCTCTTGTGTGCTTCGATCCCCGCCGCCGCCGCGGCCCTGGGCACGAACACGCGCTCGGCCATTCCCTCCGAAGTGCAGCAGATCATCGTAGTGGACTACCGGGCGTTCAACGATTCGGCGAGCGCGCGGGCGCTCAAGGAGCGGATGATTTCGCCCCGGCTGCGGCAGTTCGAGGCGGCGCTGCGTCAGGCGGGCATCGTTCCGGAGAGGGAAGTGGAGCAGCTGACCTTCGCCTCCTTCCGCAGCAAGGGGCAGGGCCTGCAGACGGTGGGCATCGCCCAAGGGTCGTTCACGCGCGAGGCCATGGTGCGCCGGCTGCGGATGAAGGGGATCCGCCCGCGGAAGGACCGCCTGGGAGTGCTGTATCCCATGGAGGGCGGGATGGTCATGACCTTTCTAGACGATTCCTCGCTGCTGTTCGGCGAGCCCGCGGCGGTGAAGCTGGCACTCGAGGCGCGCCAGGGCGAGATCCAAAGCCTGAACGCCAACGCCCAGATCTCCGACCTGATGTCCGGGGTGGAGGAGGGCGCCATCTGGAGCGTGCTGGATGCGGAAGGCACGCGCAACATGGTGCGCTCCG encodes the following:
- the ftcD gene encoding glutamate formimidoyltransferase, with amino-acid sequence MSTLVECVPNFSEGRDKSKVDAIVAAMQVEGVYLLDRESDADHNRSVITLVGTREAIAEAAIRGVGKAAELIDLTQHQGAHPRMGATDVVPFIPIEGVTIEDCVAIARKVGEEIWKRYQIPVYLYEAAAAIPERQNLENIRRGQFEGLRDEIATNPARRPDLGEARVHPTAGATVVGARKFLIAYNIFLNTGDVQVAKKVAKTVRASSGGLPYVKGSGFLVRNLAQVSMNLTDFEQTPIARVFEAVKREAARYGATPLSSEIVGLIPKKALEDVAGWFLQVENFDSSLILENRLAAVMGGKMARGGIRAGVEPFVEQLAAPTATPGGGCAAAAAGAMAAALGHMVASMSRGKKAYQQYERELSEAIAQLAKLREELKAAIDDDAAAYDAVAKAYKQAKTAAGGDGLVADALKGATRVPLGVAERAREVGRIVESLAPVTNPNMASDLTVARALARAAVEGALANVEINLDSLKDESFAADIRKKTTALRSWASL